The bacterium DNA window TTGCCACCGCGCGGGATATTGCCGAACTGAAATGGCAATGTTACCATCGCGCCAGGCGAATAGCTTCTGCGTTGTATCCCTCTTGCCGGGCATTTACTCGAGGCATTGAAGACATAACGCAGATGGTGGCTATCCCATACCGCATCGTTAATTATAATATCGTCCACACTCGATGTTGCACCCTCTGTCGGGTGATAATCGAAGCTCATTCCATCGGCGAAGGAGCTGTCCTCACCCACAAGCATGTCCGGTGCACCGCCATCATCGACAAGAAGGAGTGCCCCGGTATAATCGGCAAAAGTCCCTGCATAAGTGTAATGGGAAGCGGAGGTATCGCAATATAGTTTAGCGAAGTCGTTACCCTCGAGAACAACAGCTGTTTGCGAACCGGGAGTTCTGCCGGTAGCATCGAGGTAAGCAATAATCTGAGCTTGCTTTGCGGCATCGATATCATCGGGACCACTACCATCGATCCAGCCCATCGAGATTATAACTATGCTGAAGGGATTAAGGTCTGAAGGCCAGTCTGTCCCGTAAGAGTATAGTAGCGTATCTCGCATTCCATAAATATCTCCGCCTTCATCGGCTTGAATAGCATTAATAGCCTCTAACCATCCATCGCGAGGACGAATTATAAATGTCGATGACGAATCCGGGTGTTGGAAATTTGCTCCGGGGGCAGCGGCATCCCAAATATATATGCTTCTGGTGATAGCATAAACCGAGCTTATCGCAACAAAAGTTGCGATTAACGCAAAAAACAATATGTCCCGCTTTTTCTTCATATATACCTCTCTTTCATGGAAAATTCTAAGAAAAAGCCCTTTTATGTCAAGTTTTTATTTATTTGTGCTCATAGATAAATTCGCAAATTTATAAAGGATTATAAAATTCATCCATGATTAAATGGTTTATATTATTATTCTTATCGAGTGTATTTGAACACATTATCTAATTTTGCATTCGATCCAAAAGTGATAGCTCGACGTCATGTAAATGTCTTTTAATTATATCCTTATAACCTTGCAAAATGCTGTTCTCCCAGAGCGTCTTACATTTAAAGTCTTGGAAAGGTCTTTACTCCAAGTGCCAAAAACAAGTTGACAATACATGCTTCGACATGTAAAATAAAAAGCCTAAAAAAAGGAGATATATGCTAAGAACACATAATTGCGGTGAACTCCGCGCAAATCTTGCTGGCGAACAAGTGAAATTGGCTGGATGGGTCCATCACAAACGCCATCACGGCGGAGTGCTTTTTGTCGATCTTCGCGATAGATACGGAAGAACTCAACTTACTTTTAAGCCTGAATCGAAGGAGCTTTTCGAGCGCGCTGAAAAGATTGGCCACGAGACCGTGATCTCGATTACAGGCACAGTTACAGTCCGCCCACCAGAGGCCAGGAACCCAGAGCTTCTGACCGGCGAGATAGAGGTTATTATCGAAAACATGCAGGTATTATCGATTGCGGAAACACCTCCTTTTGTTATCGAGGATGAAGTCAAAGCAAGCGAAGAAACACGCCTCAAATACCGTTACCTCGACTTACGACGTCCCGAGATGCGTGACACCATGATTCTCAGAAGCAAGGCTAGCCGTATAACTCGGAATTTTCTCTTCGATGAAGACTTTTTAGAAATAGAAACCGCAACTCTCGTCCGCTCAACACCGGAGGGTGCTCGAGATTTTCTCGTTCCAAGCAGAATGCAGAAGGGTAAATTCTATGCCCTTCCACAATCACCACAAGTATATAAGCAATTGCTAATGATCTCCGGCTTCGATCGCTACTTTCAACTTGCCCGTTGCTACCGCGACGAGGACCTTCGCGCAGATCGTCAGCTTGAATTCACACAAATAGATATCGAGATGAGCTTCATTGACGAAAACGATATTCTCAGCCTTGCGGAAAGACTACTTGCAAAGCTTCTTTCGAAGCTATCCGGTGTCAATCTCAAACTACCGATCCCGCGAATATCCTACGACAAAGCGATGCTTCTCTATGGTAGCGACAAACCTGATCTTCGATATGGTCTTGAGATTCACGATATCTCCGAGCTTGCAAAAACCAGCGAATTCAGAGTCTTCTCCAGTGCTGTCAAATCTGATGGAGCTGTTCGCGGAATATGCGTGCCCGGAGGCGCAGCCCTTTCGCGTAAACAAATAGATGAACTTACCTCGAAGGCTCAGAAACTTGGGGCAAAAGGATTAGCTTATACTAAATTTGAAAATGGCGAGTTTGTGGGAGGCATCTCAAAATTCCTATCGGAAAATGAAATCGCCGGTATTCGAACCGATTTCGATCCGCCTGAAAACTCAATTATTGTTTTTGTCGCGGATTCCATCAAGATTTGCGAAAGGGTTCTCGGTGTCATGCGTGTTGACCTAGCCCACTCTCTCGGGTTAATCCCTGAGAATGCATGGGAAGCTCACTTCATTGTTGATTTCCCGATGTTCGAAGAGGAAGAGGACACCGGTAGGTTGGTAGCACGTCATCATGCTTTTACCCAGCCGAAACCCGAGGATTTACACCTGCTCGAGACAGAACCATCTCTCGTGCACGCTCGAGCCTACGATCTAGTTCTCAATGGCCATGAAATCGCCGGTGGAAGTATTAGAACACACGACTCGGACCTCCTCGCACGGGTTCTTTCAGTTATTGAGCTCACCGAGGAGAAAGCGCGCGAGAAATTTGGTTTCCTCCTGGATGCTATGAAGTATGGCGCACCACCTCATGGTGGTATCGCCTTCGGCTACGACCGAATGATCATGCTCATCGCCGGTAGAAACTCCATCCGTGATGTTATTCCCTTTCCGAAAACCACTGCTGGGCAATCGCTTATGGACAATTGCCCCAACACCGTTGACCCTGAACAACTCGATGAACTTGGAATAAAAATCGAAAAAGGGGAAAATGCCGAATAATTACAAAAACATTAGCACTTCTGGAAAATCCATTAGGGTATCACTCCGAGATATCGATCAACGCGGTCTTTTCGGGCCGCGAAATCTCTATGTTC harbors:
- the aspS gene encoding aspartate--tRNA ligase, which translates into the protein MLRTHNCGELRANLAGEQVKLAGWVHHKRHHGGVLFVDLRDRYGRTQLTFKPESKELFERAEKIGHETVISITGTVTVRPPEARNPELLTGEIEVIIENMQVLSIAETPPFVIEDEVKASEETRLKYRYLDLRRPEMRDTMILRSKASRITRNFLFDEDFLEIETATLVRSTPEGARDFLVPSRMQKGKFYALPQSPQVYKQLLMISGFDRYFQLARCYRDEDLRADRQLEFTQIDIEMSFIDENDILSLAERLLAKLLSKLSGVNLKLPIPRISYDKAMLLYGSDKPDLRYGLEIHDISELAKTSEFRVFSSAVKSDGAVRGICVPGGAALSRKQIDELTSKAQKLGAKGLAYTKFENGEFVGGISKFLSENEIAGIRTDFDPPENSIIVFVADSIKICERVLGVMRVDLAHSLGLIPENAWEAHFIVDFPMFEEEEDTGRLVARHHAFTQPKPEDLHLLETEPSLVHARAYDLVLNGHEIAGGSIRTHDSDLLARVLSVIELTEEKAREKFGFLLDAMKYGAPPHGGIAFGYDRMIMLIAGRNSIRDVIPFPKTTAGQSLMDNCPNTVDPEQLDELGIKIEKGENAE